A region of the Amphiprion ocellaris isolate individual 3 ecotype Okinawa chromosome 22, ASM2253959v1, whole genome shotgun sequence genome:
atttttttcatcagttattctttttttaaactgttttttggGCTTCTGTTTGCTGAAAACACTAAATTATGAACGCTGTTACCGAAGCAACCACACTGTTGTTCCAGAAGTCCTTGTGAACCTTGACGCCTGATGTTGCTGTGATGAAAACCTCCCTGAACTATGAAGGAACCTGCTTATCGAGGTGTTATTATCCCTCATCCAGGCCTTTTTCTACTCCGCTGttgacatacacacacacacatatatatatatatatttatatatatatttggagAACTATAGTAAATCTGAAGATAGTTTAAAGGCAGAtgacttatttatttgttgtgtgACTTCATAAATACCCACGTTTCGTCATGAAAACACTGGAACGAGTCCCAGTCCGTGGAccactgtgtgtacttgcacAAAGCGGCcgtttttattctcttttccttGTGTAGGTGTAACGTCGAGGTGCTTTTCAGGATCTTTTCCCTCCACGCTACTAATATCCAATATGGATTAACAGCGGTCCAGTGAGCATGCTCTGTCCGGTCGagtcttttatttgtttgtttcatgcttttaaAACCTCCTTTGCCCATTTTCGGCTTTTCGAAGCTGCTTTTTTTATCCTCTgatgacatattttcattttttttgtattttaagaaaaatatatgAATGTATCGTGAATCCAGATTTGCAGAATATTTTTCTTGACAGATGCTTTTAATGTATCAAAGTGATATTATATTGctgtattaaaaataatgattaaaagtGCTCCAGGCTTTTCTTTTCAGGGGACGAATGTAGGTCAAAGTGTTGTGAATGcgttgtgctgctgctgctgctgctgctgttggagtCGGGACAAAAACTCACCCATGTGTTGTCCCAAAACTATTCAGCAGCATCACAGGAACTCGACGACCTTGCAGGCGGCTTTAACTCGAGCCAAATTCACACCCAGCGATCGGGACACATGCACAGATTCTACAAATATAACGTCAGAAaggcaaaagaaaacacaggaaaGTCAAGTTATAATCAGCAAACGCTTTAAAAActggatttattttgttttctgtttaaagtttgaagtgttttcatgttttttgtttaaaaatcagattagttcctcatttttctaatatgaTTGTGAACTGATGGTAATTTCACGTTTATACACAGTGTTAGATgttatttttctctcaaaaatagatttttttaattctctgaTGGAGCAAAAATCCACTTTTTCAGACCGTTTCAACCAGGTTTAGTCAAAATAACATTAACAGATGAATTTTAATTCCAACAAACCAAATTTGTGGCTTATTAAGTGTTGAAAAGTGGTTTGTTTTTCCAGTCTGCAAACCTATCATCACCTAACATCACACACtattattttctccatttataTCTTTTTAAGGCTAATTTCTGCAACAAAATgatatctttttttgtttgtttttaattaaacaaaaacatttttcttttttctcctccattACAACTTTTggtaaaaaatatattcataaaatggttactttctgcaaaacaataacaaatttttgtttttttggtttttttttgccattttcaaccaacatttgtccaaatatatggtaatttttgcaaaaaaaaatacatttttgactgTTTCAACAAAGctttaacaaaatattaacagacaaattttaattacaacaaaccaaacagcaagcctgtttcagtcattttgtggctaattattaagcatttaaaagagtttttttttccaatctgCAAACCAACCCAcagactttctttttttctccatttgtgtcttttggataatttttttatATGGATCttttgaaggagaaaaaaatttcgataactgattaatcggccggttaatttaaaaaacatacaataaataaataacttattttttggtcccttaacacttacaacaacaaagatatgaattacaggcagaacattttgctgttttacaatactttgtccttcagtatttgtttaattttcaagtacaaaaacaggcaacaaagcattaaacttctgggaaattatataaccttaaaaaagaGTCAATCTATAAATGAGCTATGAAATACATCTGGTCTTGTACTTGTTGCTTCAAATTAGAGGTAGGTTATATATAAATGCTGTAAATAAGCAACATAATGAGTGAAGTTACTGGCGAAATATTATTtatgcagccctctgatgccctttaaTGTTGAATCACATTTTCCCttctccattattttctttgccatgaagtcaggactcagagttgcattttaaacacataatggtcacaaatagtccGACACTAATGTTCCTCCATAACAACACAGTCAGTTGCTGTTCCAGTGGGTCGCTGTGTTataatattttctgacaaagtaagactaagagtgacatcatgacggttgctgcagacagacagtaatgttcATCATTTTAACTTGTCGGGCCTCCTTAAATGCGCACATCGCTCCTCCTTAAATGCGCCTCCACACGCAGCTAGCATAAACATAGGGAGTAACTGAAGCTAGCTTAGCACAACTTTAGCAAcgtaaatataaaacatgacGGCAAAGACAGTTAAACTGAAACGGGAGACATGCtgagtcattgttaatttcaccGCGTCGTTCTAAACGTACCTGTCGGCTCAGTCCACTCCTGTAATGTCGCCTGGCTGTAGTTTATTCCTGGACGTTACTGAGGATTTAATGGAGTCAGAGCTCCATGTTTGGGACCAACAGCTGAAAGACATCATTCTGCGCGACTCcgacacttaacagcatttactgttttatgaaaaattataaatatatcaGCGTTTAATCGGCAAAACTCCGGCGGATGACagttattttgaaaagggctataaATAAACCCATAAAGTAGTCAGACCCTACCATTTACCCTCTTCCATTTCGAGATGCTTCGTTCTGCCGGATCAACTGCCTATTTGCGCATGCGCGACGGTTGCCAGAGACGTTTctgggattttgagtcattctgctgcagataggttaaaattttaaatcagattaatcataatGGTGGATTAATTCATGTTAACCTGTTGattttgacagccctagttTTCAGCTTCAAAACCGGGTCAATTTCTCACTCTTTTTTTCTAATCTGATTGTGACTTGATGgtgatttcacatttacataTAGTGTTAGATATTATTTTTTCcagcaaaatttttttttttttaaattctctagTGGAGCAAAACCCCACTTTTCCAGACTGTTTCAACCAAGCTTAGTCATAATAATATTAACAGGTGAATTTTAATTCCAACAAACCAGTCAGTTGGTTTCAGTAATTTTGTGGTTAATTATTAAGcatttaaagagttttttttttttttttttttttaagaaaaccatttttctccttttttcctgCCAcccaacatttgtccaaatatatggtcatttctgcaaaaaaaatacattttttcatattaaaaaactgctttttagaCTGTTTCAATCAAGCTTCATCAAAATAATAACAGATGTATTTTTATAACAATAAACCAAatttgtggctcattttgaagtttttgttgttttctattattttttgaaGCTAATTTCTACaacaaaattactttttgttaAGCAAAaccatttttcctcttttggtaaaaatatttataatactCCTAATTgctgcaaaaaacacatttttgctttttctttgacGTTTTCAACCAACCTTAGTCAAAATATCATACTATGTCATATGatcatttcagcaaaaaaaagttttttaaaattattttttttaaaatgtgctattcCAGACCGTTTCAACCGAGCTCAATCAAAATAATATTAACGGAttctaattaaaaatatatatattttaattacaaCAAACTAAAATGTAAGTCGGTTTCAGGAATTTTGTGACAAATTTTTAAGTGttgaaaagtttgtttttttccaatgtgCAAAACAACTCAGATTATTTCTCCATTTATGTcttttggaaaaatatttttcttttaataggGCTAATTTCTGCAACAGAATtactttaaatgaatgaaacaaaatcatttttcttctgctgttttttctccATCAATGGTTTTTGGTAAAAATACTCATATGTttaatttctgcaaaaaaaggtcatatttctcactttttttctgacagttttaaccaacatttgtccaaatttaTGGTAATTTCTGCAGAGCTTCATCAAAATAATATTAACAGACACATTTTAATTACAACAAATCAAACAGCAGgtcagtttgagtaattttgtggctaattttaaagtgtttttttctttcccagtctGCAAACCTACCAGAGTATATATttctccatttaaaaaaaaaaagccaatttctgcaacaaaatggtatttctttttcttttcaattaaacaaaactatttttcttctccatttacGGTGCTTggtaaaaatattcaataatatGGTAAATTTCTGcaacaaaatgtcacatttttggccttttttttctgacattttcaaccAATTTTTGTCCAAATATGTGGTCACTTCcgcaaaaaaatacactttcttttataaaaaaaaaggttttttgaCTGTTTCAACCAAGCTTCATCAAAACaatattaacacattttaattacaaTATTCAATAATACAGTTAATTTCTGcaacaaaatgtcacatttttggcttttttctgacattttcaactAACTTTTATcaggaaaatgtaaatgttcaaACACCCGTCTGTCACATTTCAGTCTCAACAAACCAAACTTGGAGTCGGTTTCAGGAACGTTTTTGGtatgttttttaataaattaacgTTCATTCAAAATACAGTGCCAAAGGAATATGATGCAGCCAAACATGCTAGTAAGGTTTGTCATGAAGCACCTGTGCTCATGTTTTTAAAGGTAGGAGGAAGCCCCTCCCCTCCCGCCCTCCCTCCACTACTGCTAGTGGTTGCCGGGACGATTTTCAACAGCCCTGGCCCCGCCCCCTCTCCTCTCACAACCAATCAGCAGCAAGATTCCTCAATATTCactcagaagaaaaagaaaattaaatccgATAGGAAAAATGGATCTTCTACCCACAATCACACTACAGTAATGTctgatattaaattaaaaaaagacactaatACAAAATAGACCTGGTTATTTTCCCCACTAGAACTTTTAAAcatatgaaaaatatatattttattatatatatatttcagcagcttggaaataaaaaaaaaaaaagaaaaatgcatgaGCCTGAAAATTTGTACTGCGAGCCGTCGTGAGCGTTTTTGCGTCTttgtggaaaagaaaaatgtggcGTCTGGAGTGAGGTTGACCTGCTGGCTGTGTGGAAGACCTGTGTGCAAACAGACGTGGAAACAGGCGGCGGCAAGACGGAGGACGGAGAGCGGCGGCGGCTGGACCTGCAGTCGCCCTCGTTTTAAAACCGCCTCCGATTCCACCCGTCGACCCTCCAGAAAACCCCCGTTCCCCCCATCTGCAGGGCCTTTAGAGAACCGCTTTAAAGGAACACTCCGCTAGAAATCCAACGCTCGTTAGTGGAGGACTCGGATATCTTTGGGTTCCagatgagcaaaaaaaacaaacaaacaaagacatCATTTGAGCTCTGCAAAGCTGAAatattcaaactttaaaccgcaTTTTATGGATTTCAGCAGATAAAGATGAAAATTTCTCTGTTCTATATCACTTTAAACTAACTGTTGTTgcagttttggacattttttccttttttaaagtgGATTAAGTCGACCGATACCGCgttaaaaactgaacatttatggaaaacatttttgaaataaacgTGAactattttgacagttttgaatAATAAATTTACAGAAAACGTGTTGCACTGCAGccagtttgacaaaaataatcCTATATTTCTACTGGATTTTGTGGATTTCGGTGGATAAAGACACTTTCAGCTTCTGAAACATGAAAATTCATCAGTTTTACTTCACTGTAAACTCACTATTTTTGCAGTTTCGGacagtttgtccatttttaagGTGGATAAAGTCgacttttatggaaaacatttttcttatcCAATTATTTCTAGCTGTGATTCCAGATAAATGTTGAgcaaatttaaaatgctttgtgaaaactgtatttttgccAATTTTCTCAAGGGAAACTTATGTTTTTTTCGGTTTTAGATCAAAATGCTTTCAAGCTTCTCAAACGTGAACATTTATATCACTGcaaattgattatttttgcagttttggacaatttttttccccatgtttgaataataatttcacTGGAAAACTCATTACCCTGCAGTCagtttgacaaaacattatatATTTCAACCGGATTTTCAGGATTTCAGATGATAAAGTCGGTTTCTGCATCTCAAACATGAAAATTTCTCCATTTTGTATCACTGTAAACTGaccatttttgcagctttagacagttttttttcttcccaggGCCTAGAGGAATACTCCAATAACCAGAATACTTGTTGCACTgcagtcatttaaaaataaaattcattttaaaggttgaatGTTTGGTTGAAGGTTGAATATGTCGACTCATATCACATTAACAACTTAACTTTAAGGTTGATTATTTGACCTAAAACTCTTAGTTCAAGGTCAAAATCGGCAAAAACTTTTTCTAAAACTCGTTTTAGGGAGTTTGTGGCCACAAATCAGCATCAAAACAAGTCTAAATATTTTCAGTATCTGGTTATTTCTAggcacatttctacatttatctCAAGCAAATTTCTTTCTTTCGGAAATAAAACGACCTGAAGAGGATTTTCCGCCTCTCTTGAAGCACCATAATTCCTTTTTTTGAGAAAGTCAAAAACCACAAATGAGTATAGAAACTAATTTGTGAACTTGGGAAACGTTTTCGAACGGAAAATTTCCAAAACACATATtcgaaacacaacatttttttttagaacgtGATTAGTTTGAGGGTTGCCAGATCAGAAGTGAGCTGCTTTAGAAGAGTCACTGGTTGGAAAATGGTCTGCTGGTTGGTTGCTGGCTGGATATTTCAATGCTGAGTTTGGTGCTGGTTTCGTCACCCTGGCAACCCTGATTGGCTCAATTAAACTCCAATCACAAGAGCTCTAACTGAGACAGTCAAACTGCTTGTTTCAGTtgataaaaaatgcagtttatcacaacaaaaaagcagcaaactgtcacattttaaagagCTGACAGCAGAGAATTTGAAGCGTTTTTATGTGACACGATTTTAATAACTGAGGGTTATaatttctgaaatgaaaaaggTCAAACGTTCTCTGgtttcagcttctcaaatgtgacaatttgctgctttttctcagGTTTATatcaaagcaaataaaatgtttttggagttctggacagtttttcttttcagatacTGTGAGAATAATCGATATTATCTTAAAAATGGAACGAAAAGGTTGATTATTGATCCACAAATTAGCAGTTTGACATAAAATCAGTCGCTTAAGgtcaaaatctgcaaaaacattttctcaaacAGCATATTTAACAATTTATCATGTAGTGTCATccttaaaattgtgaaaatttgctgcttttggtAGTTTTGTAGATAGAAAATCTTTCGCTTGAGCAAATTGTCAAAATCTGCATAAACATTTTCTCAAACTTGGTTTAGTTGAGGCCAAAAACCAGCATATTTAACAGTTTATCATCTGGCTTAGTTAATATcatagtaaactgaatattttgcattttttcctttacaaagactacaaaaataatcaactgaCCAGAAAATTTGTTACgctgaaaccagtttgacaaaGATTCAACTtcttaactgcattttgtggTTTTCGGTGGATAAATTAAACTGATATCAAGttaaaaactgaacttaaaGGTTGATTATTTATCCACAAATTAGCAGTTTGACACAAAATCTTTCGCTTAAGGTCTACCtacattgtttgtttttctcaaacTTGTTTTAGTCGTGGCATATTTAACCATTAATCAGCAACATGATGAATGTTCTGGTTCTcaactgtgaaaatgtgcagCTTTTCCTAGTTTTCTATGAttgtaaactaaatatttttgcagtttttattctCAGAGACTGTAAGAATAGTTTGTTAACCAGAAAATTTGTCAGAGTGAAGCTGGTTTGACTATTTTGTGGATAAATTAGATGATATGACGTTAACATTTGAACTTTAAGGTTGATTATTCACCTTTGAGTTCGTAGTTTGACGCAAAATTATGAGCTTAAACTTAATTTAACAGCAAAATGATGAATGTTTGGGACATGGAAGTGTAATTTCTGCAAGCTAAAACCTTCATAAAGTGAGCAATTAATGCGCTGAGCTTTGATTTTCGACAGAGTGTTCCTTTACCAGTaatgagagaagagaagaagtaagaggaggagagggggaagAGAAGGAAGCCACAATCTGAAAGAAGGGGGCTGGTGGATTTTGGTACAGTTGCCATTGTCATTAACGAGAAGGTTTACCAGTTAAGtgcatcatcatcctcatcatcatcacaaaATCAGTTGACGTTTAGATTATCACATTGTAGAAACAGTATGACAGATGTAATAATACCTAACAGATGTCACAATTGACAAaataagaaggaaaaaaaacagacattttcagaTTACTAGTATTTTTGAGGGGCATCTTTTTGCTCCGAGCTTGTTTTTCCGACCGCACCGTTCGGTCGGTAACAGCCTCCAAAGTCCAAAGATCCCTCCACGACACAGATAACGTCAAACCTTTCATTTCTAATAGATCCCGTGTCCCCTCCCCCTTCGTGTTTGTTCCTCAGTATCAGTTCAGTCGGTGAGGTGAGGCAGGGGAGGGGAGGTTAAGAGCTATACGTGAGGGAGGGTCACCAGCTCGCCGTCCACCTCGAACTCCTCGGCTCCGTCAGGGGAGAAGAGGTAGGTTGGGGGTTTCCAGGGGGATTCCTCCAGGCAGGACGGGTACAGCTTCCCCACCGCACACCGGAAGTCCTTCCCCAGGTCCCAGAGGACGCGCTCGGACACCGGCTGCCGCAGGTGCCAGCGGTCCAGCTCCACGTCGTACTGGTAGATGGCATACTTGGCGCGCTCGTTCATGTGGGTCTCGCGCATGAAAATGCAGAGCGAGTTGAGCAGCACCACGGCCCGGACACACGGGTCCGAGTAGCGCTTGGCCGGGATGTTAGCGGCCAGGCGCCACTCGTTCTTGTTGACGTCGTAGATCTCCACGGTGACGGAGGAGCCGTCGATGGTGCTGGTCGGCAGCCGGATGCCAGAGTTGCTGACCACGTGGAGGCCGCCGATGTAGAAGATGAGGTCACCAAAGGCGGCAGCCGACGCGAAGCAGCGGCTGGTCTTGCGCATGGCCATCTCCACCCAGGTGTCGGCTCGCGGGAAGTAGCAGTACATCAGGTCGTGGGTCATGACGTAGATGCAGTCGTGCGCCACCACTGAGGTGCTCCAGTTCCATGCGAAGGGCAGCGGGCTCATCATACTCCACTCATCCTTCTCGCAGTCATAGCGCTCCACCGTCCGCTTGTTCAGCTCCCCTCCAACGTTATCGCCGCCGATTGCATAGATGTAGCCTTCGCAGCAGACCAGCGAGGGCTTGATTCGGGCACACAGCATCGGGGTTTTGGGCACCCAGGAGTTCTGCTGGGCGTCAAACCAGAAGAAGCTGTCGACCGAGCGGAACATGGCCTGGAACTTGCCGCTCTTGCCGTGGTTGGTGATAGAGTTTTTGAGGGTAATCTGTCCGCCAGCGATAAACACGTCATTGTCTGGGGTGACGAGGGTTCCCACCTTCTGCAGGTCTCCTGGGGGGTTGCAGAGCTTGTAGACTTTCTCCGCCTGCGGGCTGTAACACACCACCGTAGTAGGCACCGATGTGGACAACACGTACACCTCGCCCTGCGTTTCCGACATGGCCTCCATGAAGATGAGCATCTCCTCCTTGGTCATGCCTAACCGAGGCTTGAAGAACTTCGGCATCGACTTGTAGAGGCCCTGAACCACCACGGACTTGTCGTTGGGCGGCAGACCCTGAAACCAGGCTCGCTGCGTCACCTCCGACAGCGCGTCGATGCGGATCTGACTGAGGACCGAGGACAGGTGCTGCGACCGCGCCTCCATGTTGTACTCCAACCACAGCATGGCCGCCTCACGCACCGTCTCCTCCTTTTCCACGTTGAGGTTGTCGCTGCTCAGGACGTCGATGAGCAGCTCGTGGGAGAGCTGCAGGAAGGCCTCCTGTCGGTACACCATCGGGAACTTGTGCTCCACCATCCGCTTGGCGCTCTGCTTTAGCTCGCTGCAGCTGAAGAGGTCGCCGATGCTCAGCATCCGGACGCAGTTCTCAGCGTTTATCTTCTTCACCAGATAGTCTCTGCACTGCAGCAAGACATCTTCCACCTGAAGGGGACGGAGGACAACAGTCACTATAAAATAGTTCTCACTGTccaaaaattagacatttaATGTTGTTAAATACTGAAAACCAACATCTGCACATTCTGGCTGTAGACTACAGACATTATCCATCAATATAATCAATCATAATTGGCAGGTAAAGTGAATTAAAAGGGATTCCTTCATGTTGGCAGCAGACAAAATGgatcttaaagacaaaataagTAGTCTTAGTCTAtaaaagaagctaaaaatgttttaacaagcactgtaaaaacaatcaTACTGATTTTATAACAGGGTTTTTCCTACATAGAGGAATTTTTGGGCAGATTTTAgataaatatctacagtatgttaCAGTATAAACAGAATTAGCAGCACGAACatactaaaatataaatataaacatatatgtGGATACAATGTAAGACAGATAATCTAAATGTTTAGTACCACCAccaaaggaaaatcaaagcatcaAAATGAGAGGAATTGTAAAAGATAGTCTTTTTTTAAGGAGCTTTGTTGACTCACTCAATCAcaattgacatttttgcttatcAAATGGTctgaaataacaggaaattgcatagatttctgtcaaattaaTCATAGATCCATCATGCTCACTGTCGAAAGACCATTTCAGAGCCAAGACAAACTTGTattgttcatttaaaacaacCCATTCAATAAAAGGTCAGTGTCTTTAAAGTTAAAGAcataaatatttacaaacaaCACCCAAATGTCTGCTTTAATTGTACATAAATGTTACGTAATCTCCTAAAATAATCAACATATGCGTTTTTCAATGGTGAAAATCGTCAAACATGAGGAAACATTTGTTGGGGACTACTTTCAGCGGTGGATTAATACACCACGCAGCAACACAGAATATACTTCTATGGCATCTAAATACTTATTTTTCCTGGGATtagaggacagaaaaacaagcgTTTAATGCTCTGACGGACCTGTAGGAAGCAGGCGGTCTCGTAGAGCGGCTCCACCGTGCTGTCGCTGATGGCCAGGTTGCCCGTGTAGGCGTAGGTGATGATGATCTGCAGCGTGGCCGGATCCACGTTCCTCAGGTGGACGTGGGTCTGTTTGCTCTCGCTGAGGCCGCTCATGAACATCGccctgcaggaagaaaaacgACGGCATCTATCAACACGGCATTTTACTGGAAGATCCATGAAGATAAGAGATTTTAATCAACTGCTGTCACGAAGTAAACACCTGTACCGTTATCTGCTCAAACTTCACTAAATCAGCTAAAATCTACTGTTCTAGTTGCTGTTTCATCTTCAAAATACcgttaaataataaaaaaaatgcatgttccAATTACTCAAACActcaaatgtttaattgtgctgaaaatattcagtttattatcatGTGTGACAAAGAAAAGCTTCAAATGTTGGCGTATGaagtcaaaaatgtaaatttttagaCACCGCAATGCAAAAGTTGCTGTTAAATATTGTGttgcagaaataacagcaagtcaaatttaaaagaaaatacatttaaaaaacgaTTTCTACACGATCTTTTTAACGATAAAATAAGATTTGAAGTGAGACAAACTTTCCATATTTGATCTGCAAAAGATATTTCaggaaaaaggccaaaaacaagtaattttttgaaacaataaaatataaaagtttCTCATAAATGTtgtgctgcagaaataaaagcaaGTTGTGCCAAGTTTCaagtcaaattttaaaaaaatgcattcaaagaCTGATTTCTATGCCACATTTTCcaagaagaaaagcaaaaataagctaattttacacattaaaatgcacaaGTTTCTGGTTTATGTTGTATATATGAGTGCTACAGCTTGTAGTTTTTGTGCAGCAGAAATTAAAGCAAGTGGTGCAAAGTTTTGAGCCaaatttatccattttttcCAAGCAAGCATATTTTTCGGCCAGTGTTAATTCTAAAAATCACGCAATCATTTATGCAATTGCAATAGTTGCTGGCTTGCAAGTCGGCCATTCTgagcaaaaaatacatttaaagactGATTTCTAAGCCGTCGTTT
Encoded here:
- the kbtbd2 gene encoding kelch repeat and BTB domain-containing protein 2, whose product is MSDLSERRPVNTDYAVSLLEQLKFFYEQKLLTDVVLLVEDTEFPCHKMVLATCSSYFRAMFMSGLSESKQTHVHLRNVDPATLQIIITYAYTGNLAISDSTVEPLYETACFLQVEDVLLQCRDYLVKKINAENCVRMLSIGDLFSCSELKQSAKRMVEHKFPMVYRQEAFLQLSHELLIDVLSSDNLNVEKEETVREAAMLWLEYNMEARSQHLSSVLSQIRIDALSEVTQRAWFQGLPPNDKSVVVQGLYKSMPKFFKPRLGMTKEEMLIFMEAMSETQGEVYVLSTSVPTTVVCYSPQAEKVYKLCNPPGDLQKVGTLVTPDNDVFIAGGQITLKNSITNHGKSGKFQAMFRSVDSFFWFDAQQNSWVPKTPMLCARIKPSLVCCEGYIYAIGGDNVGGELNKRTVERYDCEKDEWSMMSPLPFAWNWSTSVVAHDCIYVMTHDLMYCYFPRADTWVEMAMRKTSRCFASAAAFGDLIFYIGGLHVVSNSGIRLPTSTIDGSSVTVEIYDVNKNEWRLAANIPAKRYSDPCVRAVVLLNSLCIFMRETHMNERAKYAIYQYDVELDRWHLRQPVSERVLWDLGKDFRCAVGKLYPSCLEESPWKPPTYLFSPDGAEEFEVDGELVTLPHV